A genome region from Oenanthe melanoleuca isolate GR-GAL-2019-014 chromosome 14, OMel1.0, whole genome shotgun sequence includes the following:
- the SLX4 gene encoding structure-specific endonuclease subunit SLX4 — protein MDEQDNDFKELWANILSRAKKNGDTEATKRVQNKPKSTTTRSKLRRGKAAAKNQTHHHLPVVKETNLPQDLSPKKQTLLHKEDGDAAACSGETAQGDGARSPLPASQLSTESTECSQRPLTVNPPSGCSQTTLPFLPAAPAGSCSSPSPKVRVAELVVERMQQFKRVAPEQLKHSWDGSVPKAAASGDFPARSQEQNPPEDDSHHLPSMEHDTALALALQQESKEEALASLEDAGLFFCQICQKDLTAMNTLRREQHVNRCLDEMEETQMSSSSKPVVPECPICGKQFQTLQSRVSHLKRCAVEMDVPPNLLLQAVQLQVATLGDAALQCPSNQLSRAKRKGPSNEDSRKTQKRAKMEPKDEDLQVAMAMSRSLLEQEKQEQAKAVTNVKAVAAFPIKWKPGSEKKRRRKGTSAPPPLLLQDPEKAQKRIQERVALMLTEELEFPPTPQLPISRILEDESEKATWLMPLPKDKECFLWKISALTEPCDPESFYTAALTPPIVPWKPVQNKPENLQSSVGSHQPEISQQTQTDLSSQEPTCTKVGGQTSDEFKPGPEGDGQFLSPSQKDIQTLQDLVELAREGLTLTQWKLDTGHVQAAEQPGKELTDSDPPCSGFVPPSKEKSLLRSSSKRSSLQLLAQDFGAMVNNPHLSDVQFQVDSGDVLYAHLFVLYARCPAAAQAVHSEGLLVEEDGAAPTQRLLLSDVSAEAVAAFLQYLYAADTNFPDGLRPQLQALAARFSMRELMAECENNTGESQVSSGVDSEDDLISVRGDEDCEDRAENFQDLLKSVWVGEDEEEVAMLSPECQKEDDSEVGEQELEEIYEFAATQRKMAQGEREVSEGTHCSICSDTEAIQGTNQQTEQEEGERPESASVSNSLKDLRDSSSVERSKCDLSAQEEKMQNINRCKSMSDPQTTIVPHHSEPQKWDGTSHGANEGGAVGGCEDMEDSRSSQVSHDKADPGFQGDTDINDSYERLFSASQGDHCEPSPVKEVTKEPGKSPSEKHVGLNDSLLFSKSQKDCSPCKNGFCGSLTPQPYVSLFPALGSSPASPKSEGKFAREHVSTPKQNKKEKSFPSYEIHSQKAKELGAASRNEITVSAAELPHRDSSKHTHVPVLSSPGRTQDAAAQGIKKCDVIVLSSDDDEMELQQGKKLPESDSALKKMEIPVHLKCTDMKQGPEIPKPDPNLPDPETEQRSAQVSCGNTDTVCVSGDVKVSPVFPLSRQTGACTEIKQSPNPSPGKRLSNEMSPGTDSSWLVPGTPVLSKSRSSSTQTQVTSIDSLKGLGSKLSTKNLAAGNSNHEMTGNLIKVHETALSDKHLPTENSASGRSPPSSPAAESFSKNPLPVSPVDPVFLSPGHTSTESTSGLPRPVSLCQEQPLEDKINVSVVELEDSDREVSLPSLGSSVVLCEDPPLPVEDCWHLEDLSPARGDGQGSTASPGSWQEQGESPVQVPGIRGSTPLQGTPAGRRTTLHCPEKSPIEPCSSVGSRASYLDSKIWDDWNGEEKEDELPEILPLSQRLAAAAEAGQTDPVKSPEPSCQENNKSPSTPVTPMPAYSMMETPQLKKELSRFGVRALPKRQMVWKLKEIFQYTHRDGDSDFEDEIPYSQPLPRKSPAKRPRRLKAGGAAGRTRGSAPRAAGRRKQLAKASAVLPSDEADGIGCATAKDRTKVTHQPEGGKGQERPSVPLAADSEELPASQESAGSSLNGSDISFGSQSSFVNGFETCAFTSEEEEEEFPASQAAAREEEKLEAIRCYIRSNTALYNRILFYEPIELADLHTELKQNGIKISKAKLLDFLDSQCITTTMARARREQQQKRKESRKQRKRYRVKPTPTR, from the exons ATGGATGAACAGGACAATGATTTTAAAGAGTTGTGGGCAAATATTTTGAGCAGGGCAAAGAAAAATGGGGATACTGAGGCAACAAAGAGGGTTCAGAACAAGCCAAAGAGCACCACAACACGAAGCAAATTAAGAagaggcaaagctgctgctAAGAACCAAACCCATCATCACTTACCAGTAGTGAAGGAGACAAACTTGCCTCAAGATCTGAGTCCAAAGAAGCAAACCTTGTTGCACAAAGAAGATGGTGATGCTGCAGCCTGTAGTGGTGAGACTGCACAGGGGGATGGAGCAAGGagccctctccctgccagccagctgagcacagagtCCACTGAGTGTAGCCAGAGGCCTCTGACAG TAAATCCTCCAAGTGGCTGTTCCCAGACCACCTTAcccttccttcctgctgctcctgcaggaagctgctcctcacccagccCGAAGGTGcgtgtggcagagctggtggtggAGAGAATGCAGCAGTTTAAGAGGGTGGCACCCGAGCAGctgaagcacagctgggatggcagTGTGCCAAAGGCTGCAGCCAGTGGGGatttccctgccaggagccaggagcagaaCCCTCCTGAGGATG ATTCCCACCATCTCCCATCCATGGAACACGACACTGCTCTGGCTTTGGCTCTTCAGCAGGAATCCAAGGAGGAAGCCCTGGCAAGCCTGGAGGATGCAGGCTTGTTCTTCTGTCAGATCTGCCAGAAGGATCTCACAGCCATGAACACCCTGCGACGAGAGCAGCACGTCAACAG GTGTCTGGATGAGATGGAAGAAACACAGATGTCATCCTCCAGCAAGCCAGTGGTCCCTGAGTGTCCCATCTGTGGGAAGCAGTTCCAAACCCTGCAGAGCCGAGTCAGTCACCTGAAACGCTGTGCTGTGGAGATGGATGTGCCTCCTAATCTGCTGCTTCAGGCAGTGCAGTTGCAGGTGGCCACACTTGGGGATGCAGCTCTTCAGTGTCCCAG CAATCAGCTCAGCAGGGCAAAGAGGAAAGGCCCCTCCAACGAGGACtcaaggaaaacacagaaaagggCCAAAATGGAGCCTAAGGATGAAGATTTGCAGGTTGCCATGGCAATGTCACGCTCTCTGTTGGAGCAAGAAAAGCAGGAACAAGCAAAAGCAGTCACAAATGTGAAAGCAGTGGCTGCTTTCCCAATCAAATGGAAGCCAGGATCAG agaagaaaaggcgCAGGAAGGGCACCAGTGcccctccacctctgctgctccaggaccCAGAGAAGGCCCAGAAGAGGATCCAGGAGCGAGTAGCTCTGATGCTGACAGAAGAGCTGGAAttccctcccacccctcagCTGCCTATTAGTAGGATTCTGGAGGATGAATCTGAAAAAGCAACCTGGCTCATGCCATTGCCCAAAGACAAGGAATGCTTTCTATGGAAGATCAGTGCTCTGACAGAACCCTGTGACCCTGAATCATTCTACACTGCAGCCTTAACCCCTCCAATTGTACCCTGGAAGCCTGTGCAG AATAAGCCAGAGAACCTTCAGTCATCTGTGGGATCTCATCAGCCAGAAATATCCCAGCAAACTCAGACTGACCTCAGTTCTCAGGAACCCACTTGCACAAAGGTTGGAGGCCAAACTTCTGATGAATTCAAGCCAGGCCCTGAAGGAGATGGGCAGTTTTTATCCCCAAGCCAGAAGGATATTCAGACCCTGCAGGACCTGGTGGAGTTGGCCAGGGAAGGACTCACCCTTACTCAGTGGAAGCTTGACACTGGCCAtgtccaggcagcagagcagccag GAAAAGAATTGACTGACAGTGATCCTCCATGTAGTGGCTTTGTGCCCCCGTCCAAGGAGAAGAGcctcctcaggagcagcagcaaaaga tcctctctccagctgctggctcaAGATTTTGGTGCCATGGTGAACAACCCCCACCTGAGTGATGTGCAGTTCCAGGTGGACAGCGGGGACGTGCTCTACGCCCACCTGTTCGTGCTGTACGCGCGCTGCCCGGCGGCGGCTcaggct gtgcacAGCGAGGGGTTGCTGGTGGAGGAGGACGGGGCTGCGCCGACGCAGCGGCTGCTGCTGAGCGACGTGTCagctgaggctgtggctgccttCCTGCAGTACCTCTATGCTGCTGACACCAACTTCCCTGATGGGCTGCGGcctcagctgcaggctctggctgcCAG GTTTAGTATGAGGGAACTAATGGCAGAGTGTGAAAACAACACTGGAGAGAGCCAGGTGTCCTCTGGAGTGGATTCAGAAGATGATCTTATCTCTGTGAGGGGTGATGAAGATTGTGAGGACAGAGCGGAGAACTTCCAAGACCTCTTGAAGTCAGTGTGGGTGGGTGAAGATGAGGAAGAAGTAGCTATGCTGAGCCCTGAGTGCCAGAAGGAGGATGACAGTGAGGTGGGAGAACAAGAGCTGGAGGAAATCTATGAGTTTGCTGCAACTCAGAGAAAGATGGCTCAGGGTGAAAGAGAGGTGAGCGAGGGAACACACTGCAGCATCTGCAGTGACACTGAGGCCATTCAAGGTACAAACCAGCAAACTGAgcaggaagagggagagagaccTGAATCTGCTTCAGTAAGCAACAGCCTCAAAGATCTGAGGGATAGCAGCAGTGTGGAAAGATCGAAGTGTGACTTGTCTGCACAAGAAGAGAAGATGCAGAATATAAACAGGTGCAAGAGCATGAGTGATCCACAGACCACTATTGTGCCTCACCACAGTGAACCTCAGAAATGGGATGGAACATCCCATGGTGCTAATGAAGGAGGGGCTGTTGGGGGATGTGAGGATATGGAGGATTCCAGGTCATCTCAGGTCTCACATGACAAGGCAGATCCTGGTTTCCAGGGTGATACTGATATAAATGACAGCTATGAACGtttgttttctgcctctcagGGGGATCACTGTGAGCCTTCCCCAGTGAAAGAAGTTACCAAAGAACCAGGAAAGTCCCCTAGTGAAAAACATGTTGGTCTTAATGATTCACTTCTGTTCAGCAAGTCACAAAAAGACTGCTCTCCGTGTAAGAATGGATTTTGTGGGAGTCTAACTCCCCAGCCTTATGTGtccctttttcctgctcttggcTCTTCACCTGCATCTCCAAAATCAGAGGGAAAGTTTGCCAGGGAACATGTGTCAacaccaaagcaaaacaaaaaggaaaaatcattcCCATCTTATGAAATACACTCCCAGAAAGCCAAGGAGTTGGGTGCTGCATCAAGAAACGAGATCACagtttctgcagcagagcttcCTCACAGAGACTCAAGCAAGCACACACATGTCCCAGTGTTGTCATCTCCAGGCAGGActcaggatgctgcagctcaggggatCAAGAAGTGTGATGTTATTGTTTTATCTTCTGATGATGATGAAATGGAGTTACAACAAGGCAAGAAGTTGCCAGAGTCTGACTCTGctctgaagaaaatggaaatccCTGTGCACCTGAAGTGTACAGACATGAAACAAGGTCCTGAGATACCAAAACCTGACCCTAACTTACCAGATCCTgaaacagagcagagatcagccCAGGTCTCATGTGGCAATACAGACACAGTGTGTGTGAGTGGTGATGTAAAGGTGTCCCCTGTATTTCCTCTCAGCAGACAAACAGGTGCTTGTACAGAGATCAAACAGAGTCCAAACCCAAGCCCTGGGAAAAGGCTCAGTAATGAAATGTCTCCAGGCACAGACAGCTCCTGGCTTGTGCCAGGAACACCAGTTCTGAGCAAAAGCAGAAGCTCCTCAACACAGACTCAGGTCACAAGTATTGATTCTTTAAAGGGTCTAGGATCTAAACTCAGCACAAAGAACTTAGCAGCAGGTAATAGTAATCATGAAATGACTGGAAATTTAATAAAAGTTCATGAAACAGCATTGTCAGACAAACATTTGCCAACGGAGAACTCGGCCAGTGGAAGGAGCCcacccagcagcccagcagcagaatCCTTTTCCAAGAATCCCCTTCCAGTTTCTCCAGTAGATCCAGTTTTCCTCTCCCCTGgccacaccagcacagaaaGTACCTCAGGTTTACCCAGACCGGTgtctctgtgccaggagcagccactaGAAGATAAAATCAATGTCAGTGTGGTTGAGCTGGAGGACAGTGACAGGGAAGTAAGTCTGCCTTCTCTGGGTAGCAGTGTTGTGCTGTGTGAGGATCCCCCACTCCCTGTGGAGGACTGCTGGCACCTTGAGGATCTGTCACCAGCCAGAGGTGACGGCCAGGGCAGCACGGCCAGCCCTGGCTcgtggcaggagcagggggagagcCCAGTCCAGGTGCCAGGAATTAGGGGCAGCACCCCTCTCCAAGGAACTCCTGCTGGCAGGAGAACAACTTTGCACTGCCCTGAGAAGAGCCCTATTGAGCCATGTTCATCAgtgggcagcagagccagtTACCTGGACTCCAAAATCTGGGATGACTGgaatggagaagagaaggaagatgaaCTTCCAGAGATTCTTCCTCTGTCTCAGAGgttggcagctgcagcagaggctggtcAGACAGATCCTGTCAAGTCTCCTG AACCTTCCTGTCAGGAGAACAACAAGTCCCCCAGCACTCCAGTGACACCCATGCCAGCTTATTCCATGATGGAGACCCCACAGCTGAAGAAGGAGCTGAGCAG GTTCGGTGTCCGTGCTCTCCCAAAACGCCAGATGGTGTGGAAGCTGAAGGAGATATTCCAGTACACTCACCGGGATGGGGACTCAGACTTTGAGGATGAAATCCCCTATTCGCAGCCCCTCCCACGGAAGTCCCCGGCCAAGCGGCCGAGGCGGCTGAAGGCgggcggggctgcgggcaggACCCGCGGCAGCGCCCCCAGGGCTGCgggcaggaggaagcagcttgCCAAGGCTTCTGCAGTGCTCCCTAGCGATGAGGCTGATGGAATAGGCTGTGCCACGGCCAAGGACAGAACTAAAGTGACACATCAGCCAGAAGGaggcaaagggcaggaaaggccGTCTGTGCCCCTGGCAGCTGATAGTGAGGAGCTCCCGGCATCCCAGGAGTCAGCAGGTTCTTCACTGAATGGAAGTGACATCTCCTTTGGCTCACAGAG TTCCTTTGTGAATGGATTTGAAACCTGTGCTTTTACgtctgaggaggaggaagaggaatttCCAGCATCTCAAGCAGCAGCTCgggaagaggaaaagctggaggCAATAAGGTGCTACATCCgctcaaacacagccctgtaCAACAGGATTCTCTTCTACGAGCCCATCGAGCTGGCTGatctgcacacagagctcaaACAGAATGGCATTAAAATTTCCAAGGCAAAGCTGCTGGACTTTCTGGATTCTCAGTGCATCACAACTACCATGGCCAGAGCCCGGAGAGAGCAGcaacagaaaaggaaggagagcagaaaacagagaaaacgATACCGAGTGAAGCCCACTCCTACCCGCTGA